The following proteins are co-located in the Peromyscus eremicus chromosome 13, PerEre_H2_v1, whole genome shotgun sequence genome:
- the Mars2 gene encoding methionine--tRNA ligase, mitochondrial, which translates to MLRQCALRVLARSRAGRGCRRYGSCSASGRGDAGEARAYFTTPIFYVNAAPHIGHLYSALLADALCRHRRLRVPGSASTRFSTGTDEHGLKIQQAAAAAGLSPIELCDRVSAQFRQLFREAGISSTDFIRTTEARHRLAVQHFWGALEARGLLYKGLYEGWYCASDECFLPEAKVTRQVGPSGDLCPVSLESGHPVSWTKEENYIFRLSQFREPLLRWLGNNPQAITPEPFHQTVLQWLQEELPDLSVSRRSSHLHWGIPVPGDDSQTIYVWLDALVNYLTVVGYPDADFQSWWPATSHIIGKDILKFHAIYWPALLLGAGLRPPHRICVHSHWTVSGQKMSKSLGNVVDPRTCLDRYTVDGFRYFLLRQGVPSWDCDYYDEKVVKLLDSELADALGGLLNRCTAYRINPSGTYPSFCAACFPSEPGLTGPSVRAQAEDYALVSAVATLPKQVADYYDDFQIYKALEAVSSCVRQTNGFIQRHTPWKLSSPADALWLGTVLHVALECLRVFGTLLQPVTPDLADKLLSRLGVSATERGLRELYFLPRFYGHPCPFEGRKLGPDTGLLFPRLDQSRTWLVKAHRT; encoded by the coding sequence ATGCTGCGGCAGTGCGCCCTGCGGGTGCTGGCGCGCTCCCGGGCGGGCCGCGGCTGTCGCCGCTACGGTTCGTGCTCGGCGAGCGGCCGTGGCGACGCCGGGGAAGCGCGGGCCTACTTCACCACACCCATTTTCTATGTGAACGCCGCGCCGCACATCGGGCACCTGTACTCGGCGCTGCTGGCCGACGCCCTGTGCCGCCACCGTCGTCTCCGTGTTCCCGGCTCCGCGTCCACGCGGTTCTCCACCGGCACGGACGAGCACGGCCTGAAGATCCAGCAGGCGGCCGCCGCCGCGGGTCTGTCCCCGATCGAGCTGTGCGATCGAGTGTCTGCCCAGTTCCGGCAGCTTTTCCGggaggctggcatctcctccaccGACTTTATCCGCACCACGGAGGCCCGGCACCGGCTGGCGGTGCAGCACTTCTGGGGGGCGCTGGAGGCCCGGGGTCTGCTTTACAAGGGGCTTTATGAAGGATGGTATTGCGCCTCCGACGAGTGCTTCCTGCCCGAGGCCAAGGTCACTCGGCAGGTGGGTCCGTCGGGGGATCTGTGCCCTGTGTCTCTTGAGAGCGGACATCCTGTCTCTTGGACCAAGGAAGAGAATTACATTTTCAGGCTTTCCCAGTTTCGAGAACCACTCCTGCGGTGGCTTGGAAACAATCCTCAGGCGATCACCCCGGAGCCGTTCCACCAGACAGTTCTGCAGTGGCTGCAGGAGGAGCTGCCCGATTTGTCCGTTTCTCGAAGGAGTAGCCACCTGCACTGGGGCATACCGGTTCCCGGGGACGATTCGCAGACTATCTACGTGTGGCTGGATGCCCTGGTTAACTACCTCACCGTAGTTGGCTACCCGGATGCAGATTTCCAGTCTTGGTGGCCAGCCACGTCTCATATCATAGGTAAGGACATTCTCAAATTTCACGCCATTTATTGGCCCGCCCTTCTCCTAGGAGCCGGATTGAGGCCACCACATCGCATCTGTGTCCACTCGCACTGGACGGTGAGTGGCCAAAAGATGTCCAAGAGCTTGGGCAACGTGGTGGATCCGAGGACTTGCCTTGATCGCTACACTGTGGATGGCTTCCGCTACTTTCTCCTTCGGCAGGGAGTTCCCAGTTGGGACTGCGACTACTATGATGAAAAGGTGGTTAAATTGCTGGACTCTGAGCTGGCAGATGCCTTAGGAGGCCTTTTAAACCGGTGCACTGCCTACAGGATAAATCCTTCTGGGACTTACCCATCTTTCTGCGCTGCCTGTTTCCCCAGTGAGCCAGGGTTAACGGGGCCATCGGTTCGTGCGCAGGCAGAAGACTATGCGCTTGTAAGTGCGGTGGCCACTTTGCCCAAGCAGGTGGCGGACTATTATGATGACTTTCAGATCTATAAGGCTTTGGAGGCAGTGTCCAGCTGTGTTCGGCAAACTAATGGTTTCATCCAGAGGCACACGCCATGGAAATTGAGCAGCCCTGCAGATGCCCTCTGGCTGGGTACTGTGCTTCATGTAGCCTTGGAATGTTTGCGAGTTTTTGGAACCTTGCTTCAGCCTGTTACTCCAGACTTAGCTGATAAGCTGCTGTCAAGACTGGGGGTCTCTGCCACAGAGAGAGGCCTTAGAGAGCTCTACTTCCTACCTCGATTCTATGGACACCCATGCCCCTTTGAAGGGAGAAAGCTGGGACCAGACACTGGGCTTTTGTTTCCAAGACTGGACCAATCCAGGACCTGGCTAGTGAAAGCCCACAGGACCTAG